In Kordiimonas sp. SCSIO 12610, the sequence TGCGTTTTGATGCGTAGAGATTGCGCGCCACCACACACTCACATTCAACAGCAATACCCCGCCATTAATGAGGTAAAAAAGTAAGCCTAAATTATTGCCCGCTAGTCCTATCGGTGAGAATAAAACATAAATCAAAACTACAGCGGAAAATAATGTAAAAGCCACAGGTACCGTGTATCGCCAGGGTGTTAAGTCCACGATATCAACCTTTTTGAACACCCAGGGGTCAGGCCTTGGTCTAAGATATCCAGCCAGCAGCATAATTCCAACTTCAACTGTAAACAGAAGCGCATATAAATGCAGGAAGTGCAGCGTAACGTAATCATCCAAGGCAAATTTCAGCAGGCCATATGCAATCACATGGAAAATAATGACCATTTTAGCGCCTATCGCTGGAATGCGTTTACTAAACAGCCCAACCAACACAATCACCACAATTGGAATATTATAAAACCCAGTAAAAATTCTAATAATCTGCCATAAACCCTCAGGAGCAAAATATAGAAGCGGTGCCACTATGAACGAGAAAATCGCCATAATGACACTAACAATCTTCGCCATACGAACAGTCTCATGCTCACTAACTTTCCCACCCTTAAGCGGCGTATAAATATCCAGGCAAAATAGTGTAGCAGCACTGTTCAACAGCGAATTAAACGAGCTAAACACTGCACCCAATAGAACCGCGAGGAAAAAACCCATCAACCATATAGGGAAGAGATCACGGATCAACTGTGGATACGCGAGGTCGATCGACGTTAATCCCGCACCATAAAGGTGAAAGGCAATGACACCGGGTAACATCATAAAAAATGGGACGAGCAGCTTTAGGAAGCCTGAAAACAAAACCCCTTTTTGCCCTTCGGCAAGATTTTGTGCTGCCAATGTACGCTGAATAACATATTGGTTCGTACACCAATAAAAAAGATTCGCCATAATCATACCTGTAAAAATCGTCCCAAAGGGGGTGGGGTCACCCTTCCCTCCTATGGCATTTAATTTTTCAGGATGCTCGGAAGTTATCGTGGCAATACCGTCTAATATACTGCCTCCCCCAAGGGCATAAAGCCCCAACAGTGGCACCAATATGCCAACAATCAATAACCCAATACCGTTCAAAGTATCAGATACAGCAACCGCCTTCAGCCCACCAAAAATCGCGTAAACCGAGCCAACACAACCAATCGCAAGTACTGTAATGATAAGCGCTTCAAATTGACCAACACCCAACAGTTCAGGAACGTCAAATAATTTGATAACAGCAATTGACCCTGAATAGAGGACCGAGGGAATAGTAACCAACCCATACCCAAGCATAAACAATATCAACGACATTTGCTGGACCTGAGGGTCAAACCTGTTTCTGAGGAATTCTGGTAGCGTCGTAAAAGCACCCGCGAGATATTTGGGGAGAAAAATAATTGCCATAGCAATCGTTGAAACCGCTGCCGTTACTTCCCATGCCATACTTGAAAGATTGAACCCATACGCAGAGCCATTAAGGCCGATAAGTTGTTCAGCGGATAAATTTGTTAAAAGCAGCGAACCCGCAATGAATAGGCCACTTAAATTCCGGCCTGCAAGGAAATAGCCATCCTTCGACTGTGTGCTACCGCGAGTATAAACATAAGAAACCCATGCAACGAGCGCCATCAAAACAACACACGTTACCAAAGTTAATATAAGTTCAGCACCAGTCACACAGGTTTCCTTTTTATGTTGATTGGCATCCAGCCTGATGAATGACTACTCAGGGAATTTAAAAGCTATTTAAGGAACCTCATAACCATTTGCTGTCGAATATAGCTCAAACCAGGTTTGACGATCTATGTTGACATCAAAGGCTTTAGAAAACGTCTTTATACGCTCAAGTGTATTCGTGCCCATGACCGGAATGATACCGGATGGGTGCGCTAATAGCCACGCAACCGCAACAGCCGCGATATCCACGTCATTCGCTGATGCCATCCGCTCGAGTAAGCTATTCAGTTCGGCGCTCGATTGATTAAACAAACTACCACCACCAAGCGGCGACCAGGCCATTGGCTTCACATTTCGTTCTTGCAGATATGCTATATCGCCGTTGGTAAAAGCATCGTTCGCTGCAAGGCTTATTTCGATCTGATTAGTGACAAGTTCTGTATTCATAGCACTGGAAAGCAATGACCAATCATGCGACTTGAAGTTTGATACGCCAACAGCCTTAACCTTACCGGATGCCACAACTTCGTCCAAGGCAGCCCCAGTTTCATGATGGTTCATAAACGGATCAGGTCGATGGATGAGCAACAAATCAATGCAGTCAATATTCATCAACGACAAGGACTGGTCTACAGACTGTAAAATATGGCTGCGGCTGGTATCATAATATTTCACGCGCCGATCTGAATATCGTCCAACAGGAGCAACGATATCGCACTTCGTTACAATTTCAATTTGACCCTTTAATTGAGGCGCAGCCTTAAGGCAGTTACCCAGCATCTCCTCGGCCATATAGCCGCCATATATATCGGCTTGATCGATTGTACTGATACCTTGCTCTAAGCATGCTTCGATTTTAGCCTGGATATGCGAAGGCGAAGTATCAACGTCATCACCGATGCGCCACATACCGTAGACAATACGGGATATATTCAGTTTGTCAGCAAGTTGAACTCTTTCCATTATACTCTTATTCCTGTACCAAGAGGCGTTTGCGGGGGCATAGTTGGCACTTTACCATACACGTCAGGCAAAGAGCATGTCTTCAGATCCGGCATGACATATTTCCCAAACAATTTGCATTCTTCAATGTGTGGATATCCAGACAAGATAAAAGCCCGAATACCCATATTCTGATACTCCTCCAGTTCTGATAAAACCTGATCGGCAGAACCCACAATCGCTGCGCCGCAGCCAGAACGTGCTCGACCAATACCAGTCCAAAGATGTGGTTCTACATATCCGTAAATATCTGCAAGTTCTCTTGCTCTTGCCTGATGAGAAACACCCAGACTAATGCTATCATGCGCACGGTCGCGAATTAATTTACCGTATTCATCATCTAACTTACTGACGATATATTCCGCATATTCCCGGGCTTCCTGCTCTGTATCACGAACAATGACATGGGCACGCAAACCATAATCAATGACACGATCATACTTTTCAGCGACACTGTGCACAGCCTTCATGCGCTCTGCCAGCATGTCCTTTGTTTCTGGCCACATAAGATACACATCACAGTGTTCTCCGCACAAATCGAGCGCTGGCGGCGAATATCCTCCAAAATATAACAAAGGCCCATTTGTCTGATAGGGTTTTGCTGGTTCGGTAGGTACATTTTCAAACTGGTAAACCTGTCCATCGATAGAGATCGTATCTTGCATCCAGGCCTGTTTCAGGATTTCAACAACTTCTCTTGATCGCTGGTATCTATAGGTACTTTCCGCAACCTCTCCCGGAAAGTCAGAACTAATAATATTTAGCGTCAACCGACCCTTAAGCATATGATCCAAAGTGGCAACGGTGCGGGCAAGCATAATGGGCTGCATTTCACCACATCTTATTGCTGCCAACATATTAATTTTAGACGTTAAGGGGGCACAGCCCGCAACAAAACTAAGGGTATCCTGTCCAACCTGGTAGGACGAAGGGCATAATATATTTCGAAAACCTTGGCTTTCCGCCTCTAAAAGGATATCGCGGCAATGTTCCCAACTAGACCTTAAATCCCCGTCAGGTACACCAAGAAACTGATAATCATCCGAACATAATGCTGAGAACCACGATATTTCTATGGCCTCTAAGTCCGCGGACCTAACGGGTACGATTGTCATTGGAACACCCTCGTAATTCGTTTACATATAAGTTGAATATCATGAGGACGCATGTATATCAATAGTATATCAATTTTCTAATATTGCTTGGAGAAAGGCATAATGCCGAACCAACGCGCACTACCGAAACACATACAATTAAGCGAAATGCTCATCAGAGAAATAATGTCTGGGCAATTAGCAAACGGTAGTCGTTTACCAAGCGAGCGACAAATGGCTGCCGATCTTGGTGTTGCAATTGGAACCTTGCGTAAAGCCCTGGCAATCCTTCAGGAAAAAGGCGCGCTCGAGCGCATTCACGGGTCTGGAAATTATATCCGTTCGACAGCCGATATAAACAGTATTTATTCATTTTTTAGGTTAGAGCTGTTGGAAGGCGGCGGCCTGCCAACTGCCAAAGTAATCGACGTGCAAAAACTAAAAAAGCCAATAGGATCGCCCGATTTTGGTGCAGCGTCAAAAGCACATAGAATTAGGCGAATACGTTTCTTAAACGATAAACCAATTGCGATTGAGGAAATTTGGCTCGATGCATCCGTGGCTAAAGTCCTTGAAAAAATGGACCTGATCGACTCGTTGTACCTGTTTTACAAAGAAAATCTTGGACTTGTTATTTCCAGAGTGGAAGATCAAGTGGGGATCGACATCCTCCCTGATTGGAATCTGTCAGAAACCAATATGGAACCGGGCAGTTACATGGGATATATCGAGCGCGTAAGCTGGGATACAGAAGATAAACCGGTTGAGTTTTCCAAAACATGGTTCAATTCAGAAATTGCGCGTTACACGATGCGTCTGCAATAAGTGAGCAATATGACTAATAAAAACTATGGTATCATCGGCTGCGGCATGATGGGGGTTGAACACATCAAAAACATCAAATTGCTCGATGGGGCAGATGTCACAGCTGTTTATGATCCAGTATTTGAACTCGCTGAAAATGCAGCTAAATTGGCTGGTAATGCTTCAGTATCGACAAGCCTTGATCAGATTATAAACAACACCTCGCTAGACGCCATCGTAATCGTTAGCCCAAATTTCCTACATGTCAATCAACTGGAAAAAGCTCTAAGGCAAAGCGATGCCAATATTCTATGTGAAAAACCTTTGTTCACTGATATCTCTGATCATTCAAGAATTAAGCAGCTCAATAAGCGTTATAAAGATCGCGTTTGGGTCGCAATGGAATATCGCTACATGCCGCCTATTGAGGCCTTGATTAATCAATCCTTGGATGTAACAGGACATATTGAACTGCTATCAATTCGCGAGCATCGATTTCCCTTTTTAGAGAAAGTCGGTGACTGGAATCGTTTTAACAAAAATACTGGTGGCACTTTCGTCGAAAAATGCTGTCACTTCTTTGACCTAATGCGCCTTATACTGAGGGCAGAGCCCATCCGGGTCGCTGCAAGCGGTGGTCAAGCCGCCAATCACCTTGACGAAAACTACAACGGAGAAACTCCCGATATATGGGATAGCGGATATGTTCTCGTTGATTTTGACAATGGCAGCCGTGCAATGCTTGAGCTCTGTATGTTTGCTGATGGATCACTTTGGAATGAGGAAATATCCGCGGTTGGAGCAAAGGGCAAGATCGAATGCAGACTTCCTGGCCCACATAGATTTTGGCCAAGTGATCTTGGGGAACCGCCGCATTCACAGCTTACGATAAGCCCCCGCACGCCTAAAAAGCCAGTCACTACAGAAATAACCGTCGACAGTGATTTATTACTGGCTGGTGACCATCATGGTTCAACATACTATCAACACCAGCAATTCTTGAAGCTTATTAATAATGGCGGCGTGCCAGATGTTTCGATAGAGGACGGGAGGATGGCCGTTTTGATGGGTATGGCTGCTCAAATTGCAGCCAGTGAAAAGCGCGTCGTCGAACTATCAGAATTTGATTGAGAGCCAAATAAACCTTGAGGCAATTGAAAACCTAACCCTATTAAGTGACCAAGGTGGAATTATCTATCATTTGCATTAGCAAACTGGGTTGACGAATATTTATCCAGAATGGCTTGGCGTGTGCCATCGGATATTATCTGATTTAACGTCTCATTGAATTTATCTCTAACCGTCTGATCTTTAAAAGCGGCATATGCAGGAATTGCAGGGATAATTTCATGGATTTTAATCGACGGCCTTGGTTCTTGGAGTGGTCGTTCATTATTCCAATAATGCTGAAACAGATAATAATCCAGAACAACAACATTGGTTCGTTTTCGTTCTAAGAGCTTTGGTAAAACAGACATGTCATCAAGTTCCATATAGCTATTATTCCTTGTCATCTCGACAAATGTCTTACCGAAATACCCTTTGGCTCCTTGAAAACTGGAAACCATCAAACCCTTGATAGAAGCAAGGCTATTAAAATCCAGCTTTTCGTCCGCACGCGTAAACACCGTCGGTCGATAAAGAACCACTGGCTCAGACACAAAAAATCCCTTTGTATCCTTTTGGAAAAAGGTAGGAACAACCAGGTCAACGTTACCTGTTTCAACAGCTTTTTGAGCGCGCGCAAGCGACATATACTCAATATGCACTTCGTAACCTGCACGTTTCAAAACTTCACTAACAATGTCGATATCAATCCCGCTATTAGTTTCGCGGATCATATGTGGCGGGCCATCATCTGTAGCCAGGGTCAGTATTTTACTTTGAGCGCAACAATACTCTGCCAAAAACACAGTTAAAAGAGATAGGATTACAGCTTTCATGCGTATACCCTAGTTGCCAGTAAAAGTTTATCAACACTTATTAATACGACAGTCTAACCTATTAAGATCAAAAAACAATTGAAAGATATACATAGACAAAAAAAGATAAGTTTTAAATAACCCAAATATAACTTTCTAAGCACTTTACTTATTACTATCCATCGTATCTTTCAAATTTATGCCCCATTACTACGAACTCTAGACCACCTTTAATTACAAGAAGCCTAATACTTTTCTCAGACAATTCAAACCAAACACCATCAAAGATCGTATCAAGCTTAGTTGCTCTGTTCGTAAAGTTTACAGAAGTTATCGATAAGATTACAGTTTTGGATATCCGCAAATATGAAACACGCGTTCATTCTCTTTATACTATTTTTGGTTTCAGCCTGTTCCGGTTCGATCGATGGCAAAAACTACGAGCAAACCGGTCAACCTTTCGATTTATTCACATTTTTCGAAGGAGACGTTAAGGCCTGGGGCATTGTGCAAGACCGTGATGGCAATCTTTTGCAACGCTTCGAAGTGGATATCAAAGGTAAGATTGATGGAAATACACTCACCCTCGACGAGACGTTCTATTATAGCATAGGGAACGGGCCGACAGAACGGACCTGGACCATCTCAAAACAAATAGACAATACGTACACGGGTTCTGCAACCGACATACCTGGTCCAGCGTCTGGCAAAGGATTTGGTAACGCCTTCAATTGGCGATACAACATGGATCTACCGGTGGATAACACAAGCTATAATGTGACATTCGACGACTGGATTTGGGCGTTTGATGAGGATCGCATTATCAACAGATCGTACATCAAAAAATTTGGTATTGTTTGGTCTGATGTCACTATTTTCATGGAAAAAAAGTAAGCGCAATTGGTACGCGCTCATCAAAAGTCATAATACCACAACTGCTATGAATAAAGTCTCACATCTGCTTAAGTTCTTTAACGATGGCTTCCAGCTTGTCAATTTGATCCGCATAACTTGATCGTGTCCCAATTTCGTTTTCTTGCGTTAGCCCTACAGCAGAAAACAATGATGGCAACATCATGTTTAAATGCTTCTCATAGGTATCAGCGTCACCGCGCAACATCAGGGTCCGCCCCAAATGTTCAAGGCTGCCATAAAAGACATCCCGCAAAATCGATACTTTCTTGTCAGAGGGAATATCCCCACGGTTTCGGGCTTCACGAATAACATTATCAAATGTTTTAACGTACGTTTTATTGAGCAAATATTGTTCGCTCTGCTGGTATTCCAGGCTATCACGGTACAGCGTGGAAGCGAGCATTAACATTTGCCACTCATCCAGCGACCTACCCAGGTGTAAGTGCGCTAAAAAGTGAAGGCGCTCTTTTGT encodes:
- a CDS encoding aldo/keto reductase family oxidoreductase: MERVQLADKLNISRIVYGMWRIGDDVDTSPSHIQAKIEACLEQGISTIDQADIYGGYMAEEMLGNCLKAAPQLKGQIEIVTKCDIVAPVGRYSDRRVKYYDTSRSHILQSVDQSLSLMNIDCIDLLLIHRPDPFMNHHETGAALDEVVASGKVKAVGVSNFKSHDWSLLSSAMNTELVTNQIEISLAANDAFTNGDIAYLQERNVKPMAWSPLGGGSLFNQSSAELNSLLERMASANDVDIAAVAVAWLLAHPSGIIPVMGTNTLERIKTFSKAFDVNIDRQTWFELYSTANGYEVP
- a CDS encoding ABC transporter substrate-binding protein; the encoded protein is MKAVILSLLTVFLAEYCCAQSKILTLATDDGPPHMIRETNSGIDIDIVSEVLKRAGYEVHIEYMSLARAQKAVETGNVDLVVPTFFQKDTKGFFVSEPVVLYRPTVFTRADEKLDFNSLASIKGLMVSSFQGAKGYFGKTFVEMTRNNSYMELDDMSVLPKLLERKRTNVVVLDYYLFQHYWNNERPLQEPRPSIKIHEIIPAIPAYAAFKDQTVRDKFNETLNQIISDGTRQAILDKYSSTQFANANDR
- a CDS encoding solute:sodium symporter family transporter, producing MTGAELILTLVTCVVLMALVAWVSYVYTRGSTQSKDGYFLAGRNLSGLFIAGSLLLTNLSAEQLIGLNGSAYGFNLSSMAWEVTAAVSTIAMAIIFLPKYLAGAFTTLPEFLRNRFDPQVQQMSLILFMLGYGLVTIPSVLYSGSIAVIKLFDVPELLGVGQFEALIITVLAIGCVGSVYAIFGGLKAVAVSDTLNGIGLLIVGILVPLLGLYALGGGSILDGIATITSEHPEKLNAIGGKGDPTPFGTIFTGMIMANLFYWCTNQYVIQRTLAAQNLAEGQKGVLFSGFLKLLVPFFMMLPGVIAFHLYGAGLTSIDLAYPQLIRDLFPIWLMGFFLAVLLGAVFSSFNSLLNSAATLFCLDIYTPLKGGKVSEHETVRMAKIVSVIMAIFSFIVAPLLYFAPEGLWQIIRIFTGFYNIPIVVIVLVGLFSKRIPAIGAKMVIIFHVIAYGLLKFALDDYVTLHFLHLYALLFTVEVGIMLLAGYLRPRPDPWVFKKVDIVDLTPWRYTVPVAFTLFSAVVLIYVLFSPIGLAGNNLGLLFYLINGGVLLLNVSVWWRAISTHQNA
- a CDS encoding GntR family transcriptional regulator: MPNQRALPKHIQLSEMLIREIMSGQLANGSRLPSERQMAADLGVAIGTLRKALAILQEKGALERIHGSGNYIRSTADINSIYSFFRLELLEGGGLPTAKVIDVQKLKKPIGSPDFGAASKAHRIRRIRFLNDKPIAIEEIWLDASVAKVLEKMDLIDSLYLFYKENLGLVISRVEDQVGIDILPDWNLSETNMEPGSYMGYIERVSWDTEDKPVEFSKTWFNSEIARYTMRLQ
- a CDS encoding TetR/AcrR family transcriptional regulator, which codes for MSEVKKGKTRRQKVEAREADILKAAHSTFLEKGFEKATMAEIAKRCSLSEGGLYLYFDNKKALMLAVLRTFYVTLTESAEVGILKYQTTKERLHFLAHLHLGRSLDEWQMLMLASTLYRDSLEYQQSEQYLLNKTYVKTFDNVIREARNRGDIPSDKKVSILRDVFYGSLEHLGRTLMLRGDADTYEKHLNMMLPSLFSAVGLTQENEIGTRSSYADQIDKLEAIVKELKQM
- a CDS encoding DUF3833 domain-containing protein; amino-acid sequence: MKHAFILFILFLVSACSGSIDGKNYEQTGQPFDLFTFFEGDVKAWGIVQDRDGNLLQRFEVDIKGKIDGNTLTLDETFYYSIGNGPTERTWTISKQIDNTYTGSATDIPGPASGKGFGNAFNWRYNMDLPVDNTSYNVTFDDWIWAFDEDRIINRSYIKKFGIVWSDVTIFMEKK
- a CDS encoding LLM class flavin-dependent oxidoreductase, with product MTIVPVRSADLEAIEISWFSALCSDDYQFLGVPDGDLRSSWEHCRDILLEAESQGFRNILCPSSYQVGQDTLSFVAGCAPLTSKINMLAAIRCGEMQPIMLARTVATLDHMLKGRLTLNIISSDFPGEVAESTYRYQRSREVVEILKQAWMQDTISIDGQVYQFENVPTEPAKPYQTNGPLLYFGGYSPPALDLCGEHCDVYLMWPETKDMLAERMKAVHSVAEKYDRVIDYGLRAHVIVRDTEQEAREYAEYIVSKLDDEYGKLIRDRAHDSISLGVSHQARARELADIYGYVEPHLWTGIGRARSGCGAAIVGSADQVLSELEEYQNMGIRAFILSGYPHIEECKLFGKYVMPDLKTCSLPDVYGKVPTMPPQTPLGTGIRV
- a CDS encoding Gfo/Idh/MocA family protein, which gives rise to MTNKNYGIIGCGMMGVEHIKNIKLLDGADVTAVYDPVFELAENAAKLAGNASVSTSLDQIINNTSLDAIVIVSPNFLHVNQLEKALRQSDANILCEKPLFTDISDHSRIKQLNKRYKDRVWVAMEYRYMPPIEALINQSLDVTGHIELLSIREHRFPFLEKVGDWNRFNKNTGGTFVEKCCHFFDLMRLILRAEPIRVAASGGQAANHLDENYNGETPDIWDSGYVLVDFDNGSRAMLELCMFADGSLWNEEISAVGAKGKIECRLPGPHRFWPSDLGEPPHSQLTISPRTPKKPVTTEITVDSDLLLAGDHHGSTYYQHQQFLKLINNGGVPDVSIEDGRMAVLMGMAAQIAASEKRVVELSEFD